One Campylobacter concisus DNA segment encodes these proteins:
- a CDS encoding glycosyltransferase family 25 protein, translated as MNEIYLISLAKDTKRRELLQQKFGSYDSFKLIDAVDGGELNAREYYKIISPSFKAYGKVLSPAEVGCSLSHVKAYEAFLASEAKFALIFEDDVIGDDNAIKEAFLAASKMPENSVLICGMQDGLEGRFSAFGKKVDASLSKPLWQVSKHSFSSIYRAGAYVLTKKSAKNLLEIHKRALCTTDVWDYLLGVNDMQMYFCDLFAHPTDLSGSNIEGERLERGYSANLKAYIKTFKFILFSRLEKLQGYERIFKRG; from the coding sequence ATGAATGAAATTTATTTGATCTCTTTGGCTAAAGATACCAAAAGGCGCGAGCTTTTGCAGCAGAAATTTGGCTCTTATGATAGTTTTAAGCTAATAGACGCAGTTGATGGCGGGGAGCTAAACGCGAGGGAGTACTATAAGATCATCTCTCCGTCATTTAAAGCTTACGGCAAGGTTTTAAGCCCAGCAGAGGTAGGCTGTTCGCTCTCGCACGTAAAAGCCTACGAGGCATTTTTGGCAAGTGAGGCGAAATTTGCCCTCATCTTTGAAGATGACGTGATAGGAGATGATAATGCCATAAAAGAGGCATTTTTAGCAGCTAGCAAGATGCCTGAAAATAGCGTGCTGATATGTGGCATGCAAGATGGGCTAGAGGGCAGGTTTAGCGCCTTTGGCAAAAAGGTGGATGCTAGCCTAAGTAAGCCACTTTGGCAGGTCTCAAAACACTCATTTTCAAGCATTTATAGAGCAGGGGCTTATGTGCTAACTAAAAAAAGTGCTAAAAATTTGCTTGAAATTCATAAGCGGGCGCTTTGCACGACCGATGTTTGGGACTATTTGCTTGGCGTTAATGATATGCAGATGTATTTTTGCGACCTTTTTGCGCACCCAACTGATCTTAGTGGCTCAAATATCGAGGGCGAGCGCCTTGAGAGAGGATACAGTGCAAATTTAAAGGCCTATATAAAAACATTTAAATTTATACTTTTCTCAAGGCTTGAAAAGCTTCAAGGCTATGAGAGAATTTTTAAAAGGGGCTAA
- a CDS encoding glycosyltransferase family 2 protein, whose product MSEPLISIVTATYKRPELLKKAIKSALAQSYKNLEIVVTDDGDDESASEICKSFNDARIKFVKNSAHKKSPNGNKNNGFDNATGEFVCLLDDDDELLPEAIAQCYEILKSGEYSCVFADAICEKDGVMTEVVAGRSPYKQSGAMSKVDYHCGRINGEYFKLFSREFIDGFRFDESSFGGENELYIRFFEKNVFYLKKPLYIYRIARSDSATLNASKHALNVANAYIKTANLHYDIAIKNEPKFIAMQYKNAAYYAKIAGEYGLMLRCIFKSLSIKFSKEAFVFLLLSLLPSGILPALSKLRVKIKQRFGV is encoded by the coding sequence ATGAGCGAGCCATTAATCAGCATCGTAACCGCGACTTACAAGCGTCCAGAGCTTTTAAAAAAGGCCATAAAAAGTGCTCTAGCTCAAAGCTATAAAAATTTAGAAATAGTTGTAACTGATGACGGCGATGACGAGAGTGCGAGTGAAATTTGCAAGAGTTTTAACGACGCAAGGATCAAATTTGTAAAAAACAGCGCTCACAAAAAGAGCCCAAATGGCAATAAAAATAACGGCTTTGACAACGCAACAGGCGAGTTTGTCTGCTTGCTTGACGATGACGACGAGCTTTTACCAGAGGCGATTGCCCAGTGCTATGAAATTTTAAAAAGTGGCGAGTATTCGTGCGTCTTTGCTGACGCGATCTGCGAGAAAGATGGCGTGATGACCGAGGTCGTGGCTGGTAGAAGCCCATATAAGCAAAGCGGAGCGATGAGTAAGGTTGATTATCACTGCGGGCGGATAAATGGCGAGTATTTTAAGCTTTTTTCACGTGAATTTATAGATGGTTTTAGGTTTGATGAGAGCAGTTTTGGCGGCGAAAATGAGCTTTATATCCGCTTTTTTGAAAAAAATGTCTTCTATCTTAAAAAGCCACTTTACATCTACCGCATCGCAAGAAGCGATAGTGCGACGCTAAATGCCAGCAAGCACGCGCTAAATGTGGCAAATGCTTACATCAAAACAGCGAATTTACACTACGACATCGCTATAAAAAATGAGCCAAAATTTATAGCTATGCAGTATAAAAACGCCGCTTACTACGCCAAAATAGCAGGCGAATATGGCCTTATGCTAAGGTGTATCTTTAAAAGTCTTAGTATTAAATTTAGCAAAGAGGCGTTTGTTTTCTTGCTACTTAGTCTGCTTCCAAGTGGCATTTTACCGGCACTTTCAAAGCTTAGAGTGAAAATCAAGCAAAGGTTTGGCGTATGA
- a CDS encoding glycosyltransferase — MKILFVTSTLRSGGAERVCAVIASRFSMDHDVSLVKFDKDEPFYELASGVKLINLGVGADELGLVGNLKKRVLKVLALRALIREGKFDAVISFLDAVNTLVLFSSAGLKTPIIISEHTNYLAPKRAIFKVLRRLSYPFANALSVLSDEDLGYYSKFCKNVMKIYNPLFEEIRSESFDKENLVIFVGRLNKIKNCEMFVRVAANLKQSGYKFAVAGDGGERANLEKLAKNLGAEVEFLGNVSDIASLYKRAKVLLSCSNFEGLGNTLIEAINYDCVRVATRTSGAKELIKDGFDGLLCEINDVDDMSKKLANLLQDEAKMSEFAKNARARLDEFTVEQIYKKWLELLRLGGVK; from the coding sequence ATGAAGATATTATTTGTCACATCAACGCTTAGAAGTGGCGGTGCGGAGCGAGTTTGCGCGGTGATCGCATCAAGATTTAGCATGGATCACGATGTAAGCCTTGTTAAATTTGATAAGGACGAGCCATTTTACGAGCTGGCAAGTGGCGTGAAGCTCATAAATTTAGGCGTTGGGGCTGATGAGCTTGGCTTGGTTGGAAATTTAAAAAAGAGAGTTTTAAAGGTGCTTGCTTTAAGAGCGCTCATAAGAGAGGGCAAATTTGACGCTGTGATATCATTTTTAGACGCCGTAAATACCTTGGTACTCTTTAGCTCAGCAGGGCTAAAAACGCCTATTATCATAAGCGAGCACACAAACTACCTTGCGCCAAAAAGAGCCATTTTTAAGGTGCTAAGACGCCTTAGTTATCCATTTGCAAACGCACTTAGCGTTTTAAGCGACGAGGATCTTGGCTACTACTCGAAATTTTGCAAAAATGTGATGAAAATTTACAACCCGCTCTTTGAAGAGATACGCAGTGAGAGCTTTGATAAAGAAAATTTAGTCATCTTTGTTGGCAGGCTAAATAAGATAAAAAACTGCGAAATGTTTGTAAGAGTGGCTGCAAACTTAAAGCAAAGCGGCTATAAATTCGCTGTCGCTGGAGATGGCGGCGAGAGGGCAAATTTAGAAAAATTAGCTAAAAATTTGGGTGCAGAGGTGGAGTTTTTAGGCAATGTAAGTGACATCGCTTCGCTTTATAAAAGGGCAAAGGTGCTGCTCTCTTGCTCAAATTTCGAGGGTCTTGGAAACACCTTGATAGAGGCTATAAACTATGACTGCGTGCGGGTTGCGACAAGAACTAGTGGGGCAAAAGAGCTTATAAAAGATGGTTTTGATGGCTTGCTTTGTGAGATAAATGACGTTGATGATATGAGTAAAAAGCTTGCAAATTTGCTGCAAGATGAGGCAAAGATGAGTGAATTTGCTAAAAATGCAAGAGCTAGACTTGATGAGTTTACCGTGGAGCAAATTTATAAAAAATGGCTGGAGCTTTTAAGACTTGGAGGTGTAAAGTGA
- a CDS encoding glycosyltransferase, with protein sequence MKILFVIAALRNGGAERVLNVLANELCKDNEITIALLEEDLGLYKFSEKIKIINLNVTGSGVALKFKKILALRALFKEQKADLIISFIDWTNVACVLANAGLKSKLIATEHHEHSYLKSKVASAMRDFSYKFVDGLSVLSKSDYDYYKFAKNREVIHNPLFIDIPEICEKQNVILSVARLEAVKGYDIYFEALSKVDKSLLDGWEIKIAGSGRQEAQLKEMASNLGLNVNFLGHMSDVTSLYSEAKIFSLSSRSEGLSNVLIESGAFGCARLSSDTVGARELINDGTDGLIFKNGDSDDLKEKLEMLLKDENLRQKLAKNASESANLFSKENIIKQWREFIKKVVSK encoded by the coding sequence GTGAAAATTCTTTTTGTCATAGCCGCACTTAGAAACGGCGGAGCTGAGCGCGTGCTAAACGTGCTTGCAAATGAGCTTTGCAAAGACAATGAGATCACTATCGCCCTGCTTGAAGAGGATCTTGGACTTTATAAATTTAGTGAAAAGATAAAGATCATAAATCTTAACGTCACTGGCTCAGGTGTTGCTTTAAAATTTAAGAAAATTTTAGCCCTTAGAGCACTTTTTAAAGAGCAAAAAGCTGATCTTATAATTAGCTTTATCGACTGGACAAATGTCGCTTGTGTGCTGGCAAATGCTGGGCTAAAGAGCAAACTAATAGCAACTGAGCATCACGAGCATAGCTACTTAAAAAGTAAAGTCGCAAGCGCTATGCGTGACTTTTCGTATAAATTTGTAGATGGTTTAAGCGTGCTAAGCAAAAGCGACTATGACTACTATAAATTTGCCAAAAATCGCGAGGTCATCCACAACCCACTTTTTATCGACATACCTGAAATTTGCGAGAAGCAAAATGTTATCTTAAGCGTGGCAAGGCTGGAGGCGGTAAAGGGCTATGATATCTATTTTGAGGCACTTAGCAAGGTGGATAAGAGCTTGCTTGATGGCTGGGAGATAAAGATCGCAGGCAGTGGCAGGCAGGAGGCGCAGCTAAAAGAGATGGCCTCAAATTTAGGGCTTAATGTCAATTTTTTAGGTCATATGAGTGATGTTACGAGCCTTTACAGCGAGGCAAAAATTTTTTCTCTTAGCTCAAGAAGCGAAGGGCTTTCAAACGTGTTAATCGAATCAGGCGCCTTTGGTTGCGCTAGGTTAAGTAGCGACACTGTGGGCGCAAGAGAGCTTATAAATGACGGCACGGACGGGCTTATCTTTAAAAATGGCGACAGCGATGATCTAAAAGAGAAGCTTGAGATGCTTTTAAAAGATGAAAATTTAAGGCAAAAACTAGCAAAAAACGCCAGCGAAAGTGCAAATTTATTTAGCAAAGAAAATATCATCAAGCAGTGGCGAGAATTTATAAAAAAGGTTGTTAGCAAGTGA
- the pglJ gene encoding N-acetylgalactosamine-N,N'-diacetylbacillosaminyl-diphospho-undecaprenol 4-alpha-N-acetylgalactosaminyltransferase, translating into MKKLAVFLYSMGPGGAERNVANLLPFLIKRYEVHLILMSKVIAYEIPSEVQIHFIENSDPYESGVKKLARLFLAMPMLAFKYKNLCQNLGINTQFVLMNRPCYIAAIARILGLKARLVISERSCPSILYKDDLSGRVNKFLLTHLYKKADLILANAAGNKEDLVRNFGMSEAKTKVLYNALDLKTINLLKDEPLEDGFKPFFINIGRLDSGKNQAMLIKIIASISDPRATLGILGKGPLKDELQNLIDKFGVGERVKLLGTDKNPFRHIKKASCLLCASRFEGFSNVLLEALACEKTIISTEHKSGAKELLGDSEFGILVPVDDENAMKEAMIKVLNEPKIRQNFENVAYNRAKFFDSENIASELINFLENPNE; encoded by the coding sequence GTGAAAAAATTAGCCGTTTTTTTATATTCGATGGGGCCTGGCGGGGCTGAGCGAAATGTGGCAAATTTACTGCCATTTTTGATCAAACGTTATGAAGTTCATCTCATCTTAATGAGCAAGGTCATCGCCTACGAGATCCCAAGCGAGGTGCAAATCCACTTTATAGAAAATAGCGACCCTTATGAGAGCGGAGTAAAGAAGCTTGCAAGGCTCTTTTTAGCGATGCCAATGCTTGCCTTTAAATATAAAAATCTTTGTCAAAATTTAGGCATCAACACGCAGTTTGTGCTGATGAACCGCCCATGTTACATAGCCGCAATAGCTAGGATTTTAGGGCTAAAGGCTAGGCTGGTTATCAGCGAGCGAAGTTGTCCATCGATCCTATATAAAGACGATCTAAGCGGCAGGGTTAATAAATTTTTACTCACTCATCTTTATAAAAAGGCTGATCTAATCCTCGCAAATGCAGCTGGCAACAAAGAGGATCTGGTGCGAAATTTTGGCATGAGCGAAGCAAAAACAAAGGTGCTTTATAACGCCCTTGATCTAAAAACTATAAATTTGCTAAAAGATGAGCCACTTGAGGATGGTTTTAAGCCATTTTTCATAAACATAGGCCGCCTTGATAGTGGTAAAAATCAAGCCATGTTAATAAAAATAATAGCTTCGATTAGCGACCCTCGCGCCACGCTTGGCATCCTTGGCAAAGGGCCTTTAAAAGATGAGCTGCAAAATTTGATAGACAAATTTGGCGTTGGCGAGCGAGTAAAGCTTCTTGGCACTGATAAAAACCCTTTTAGGCACATAAAAAAAGCCTCTTGCTTGCTTTGTGCTTCGCGTTTTGAGGGCTTTTCAAACGTCTTGCTTGAAGCGTTAGCATGCGAAAAAACTATCATTTCAACCGAGCACAAGAGCGGCGCAAAGGAGCTTTTGGGCGATAGTGAGTTTGGCATCTTAGTGCCTGTTGATGACGAAAATGCGATGAAAGAGGCGATGATAAAAGTGCTTAACGAGCCAAAGATAAGGCAAAATTTTGAAAATGTTGCGTATAATCGGGCTAAATTTTTTGATAGTGAAAATATAGCGAGCGAGCTTATAAATTTTTTGGAAAATCCTAATGAATAG
- a CDS encoding STT3 domain-containing protein, which produces MNRNLFFKNYSLYLMIFVAVIFGMVCRLYWVFWASEYPVFFWNNELMISTNDGYAFAEGARDMLAGFHQENDLSYYGYPLSTLTYWIVKFLGVKLETAMIYMSVFFSSLVAVPVILIANEYKAKMAGFIAALLAVIANSYYNRTMAGYYDTDMLIIPLSVFVVWGLVRVLEKKDAKSLIIAPLSVLIYMWWYMSAFSLISILTGLFLLYTLIFDRKNPLFYLEISLLLLAISNLDLTLKFIAVIAIYALCLFKKEVINLKIALGILAIIFVVFVIRGGLNPIIFQLKFYVFRDAPEVGGMSFHFFNVNQTIQESSVVDFTLFCERISANVITFLISLAGVALFCYKHRSFAVSLGMLALGFLAFKSGLRFTIYAVPIMALGFGYLVEFVLANLKLKGAVLNLIRAFIAALVLAPALIHIYGYKAEPVFVNKEVEILNKLKSIAGREDYVVAWWDYGYPIRYYSDVKTLIDGGKHLGRENFAVSFALGSDEMSSANMARLDVEYTERNFKEHFNGNLAQILKDRNLSVDQFFSEIKEENFSLPAKSREIYYYLPDRMLSIFPTILQFSKIDLKSGKNLNNGLFITTRAISQSEKGIRLSGGFTLTSDVTNLIYDGNVLPLRSFIETDYNEAGKLNVKEYKNNESSNISVIFMRDYGRFIILDESILNSAYIQLFVLERYDPKVFEPVILDGAAKVYRLKR; this is translated from the coding sequence ATGAATAGAAATTTGTTTTTTAAAAATTACTCTTTATACCTTATGATATTTGTCGCAGTCATCTTTGGCATGGTTTGCAGGCTTTACTGGGTCTTTTGGGCGAGCGAGTATCCGGTATTTTTCTGGAACAACGAGCTGATGATCAGCACAAACGACGGCTACGCATTTGCCGAGGGCGCAAGGGACATGCTAGCAGGCTTTCACCAAGAAAACGACCTTAGCTACTACGGCTATCCGCTTTCCACACTTACTTACTGGATCGTGAAATTTCTGGGTGTCAAGCTCGAGACAGCGATGATTTATATGAGCGTCTTTTTCTCGTCGCTTGTGGCTGTGCCTGTTATCTTGATCGCAAACGAATACAAAGCAAAAATGGCTGGCTTCATCGCTGCACTTCTTGCAGTGATCGCAAATAGCTACTACAACCGCACTATGGCAGGATATTACGACACCGACATGCTCATCATCCCACTTAGCGTTTTTGTCGTTTGGGGGCTTGTTAGAGTGCTTGAGAAAAAGGACGCAAAGAGCCTGATAATAGCACCTTTAAGCGTGCTTATCTATATGTGGTGGTATATGAGCGCCTTTTCGCTTATTAGCATTTTAACTGGGCTATTTTTACTTTACACACTCATTTTTGATAGGAAAAATCCACTTTTTTACCTTGAAATTTCGCTGCTTTTACTAGCCATCTCAAACCTTGATCTAACGCTTAAATTTATCGCTGTCATCGCTATTTACGCACTTTGTCTATTTAAAAAAGAGGTGATAAATTTAAAAATTGCTCTTGGCATTTTGGCAATTATCTTTGTCGTTTTTGTCATCCGTGGCGGGCTAAATCCTATAATCTTTCAACTTAAATTTTACGTCTTTAGAGATGCGCCTGAAGTTGGTGGCATGAGCTTTCACTTTTTTAATGTCAATCAAACTATCCAAGAGTCAAGCGTCGTTGATTTTACGCTATTTTGTGAGAGGATCAGCGCAAATGTCATAACATTTTTGATCTCTCTTGCTGGTGTTGCTCTTTTTTGTTACAAGCACCGCTCATTTGCCGTCTCGCTTGGCATGCTCGCACTTGGCTTTTTAGCATTTAAAAGCGGCCTTAGATTTACCATTTACGCTGTGCCTATCATGGCGCTTGGTTTTGGCTACTTAGTGGAGTTTGTGCTTGCAAATTTAAAGCTAAAAGGAGCCGTGCTAAATCTCATAAGAGCCTTCATAGCAGCTCTTGTGCTTGCTCCAGCGCTCATTCACATCTATGGTTACAAGGCTGAGCCAGTCTTTGTAAATAAAGAGGTTGAAATTTTAAATAAGCTAAAAAGCATCGCAGGACGCGAGGACTACGTGGTTGCGTGGTGGGACTATGGATATCCGATTAGATATTACAGCGATGTTAAGACGCTAATTGACGGCGGAAAGCACCTTGGACGTGAAAATTTTGCCGTGAGCTTTGCGCTTGGAAGCGACGAGATGAGCTCGGCAAATATGGCAAGGCTCGATGTAGAATACACTGAGCGAAATTTCAAAGAGCACTTTAATGGCAACTTGGCTCAAATTTTAAAAGATAGAAATTTAAGCGTTGATCAGTTTTTTAGTGAGATAAAAGAGGAAAATTTTAGCCTGCCAGCAAAGAGCAGAGAGATATATTATTACCTGCCAGATAGGATGCTTAGCATCTTCCCGACCATTTTGCAGTTTAGCAAGATTGATCTAAAAAGTGGTAAAAATTTAAACAACGGACTTTTTATCACCACTAGAGCGATCTCGCAAAGCGAAAAGGGCATTAGGCTAAGTGGTGGATTTACTCTAACAAGTGATGTCACAAATTTGATCTATGATGGCAATGTCTTACCACTAAGATCTTTCATAGAGACTGACTACAACGAGGCTGGCAAGCTAAATGTAAAAGAGTATAAAAATAATGAAAGTTCAAATATTTCTGTCATTTTTATGAGGGATTATGGTAGATTTATCATCCTTGATGAGAGCATTTTAAATAGCGCCTACATCCAGCTTTTTGTGCTTGAAAGATACGATCCAAAGGTCTTTGAGCCAGTCATACTTGACGGGGCGGCAAAAGTTTATAGGCTAAAGAGGTAG
- the pglA gene encoding N,N'-diacetylbacillosaminyl-diphospho-undecaprenol alpha-1,3-N-acetylgalactosaminyltransferase: MARIGFLSHADMSIHFFRRPIMQALKDMGHEVFAIAPKGNFTNELAKSFHTVTYELDKASLNPLTVINNSKKLSQILGELNLDLLQTGAHKSNVFGTFAAKNAGIKHVINLVEGLGSFYIDDDLKTKAVRFVMESLYKLSFAKADACIFVNDADPDYLISKKLIDKSKVYRIKSVGVDTAKFDPAITQAADLGEKKVVLMIARAMWHKGVREFYEAAEILNGYKNCEFVFVGEGFAGNKSTADESFLKGGKVRYLGARNDIPQLLKASYLLALPSYKEGFPRTVLEAMSMAKAVVASDVTGCNEAVKDGYNGLLCKVKDASDLASKIKILLDDEELCAKLGANGRDWAVSEFDEKQIAKRYIEIYRKFIDV, from the coding sequence ATGGCAAGGATAGGATTTTTAAGCCACGCTGATATGAGCATACACTTTTTTAGACGCCCTATCATGCAGGCTTTAAAAGATATGGGGCATGAGGTTTTTGCTATCGCTCCAAAAGGAAATTTCACTAATGAGCTTGCTAAAAGCTTTCACACCGTCACCTACGAGCTTGATAAGGCGAGCCTAAATCCGCTAACCGTGATAAATAACTCTAAAAAATTATCTCAAATTTTAGGTGAGCTAAATTTAGATCTGCTGCAAACTGGCGCTCACAAGTCAAATGTCTTTGGCACGTTTGCCGCTAAAAACGCTGGCATAAAACACGTGATAAATTTAGTTGAAGGCCTTGGTAGCTTTTATATCGATGATGATCTTAAGACAAAGGCAGTGCGCTTTGTCATGGAGAGCCTTTATAAGCTCTCTTTTGCAAAAGCTGATGCTTGCATCTTCGTAAATGACGCAGATCCAGACTATCTGATCTCAAAAAAATTGATAGATAAAAGCAAAGTGTACCGCATAAAAAGTGTCGGCGTCGATACTGCTAAATTTGATCCAGCTATCACGCAGGCGGCGGACCTTGGTGAAAAAAAGGTGGTTCTCATGATCGCCAGAGCCATGTGGCACAAGGGCGTTCGTGAATTTTACGAAGCGGCAGAAATTTTAAATGGCTATAAAAACTGTGAATTTGTCTTTGTGGGTGAGGGCTTTGCTGGTAATAAATCAACCGCAGACGAGAGCTTTTTAAAAGGTGGCAAGGTGCGATATCTTGGCGCTAGAAACGACATACCACAGCTTTTAAAAGCTTCTTACTTGCTGGCTTTGCCAAGCTACAAAGAGGGCTTTCCAAGAACGGTTTTAGAGGCGATGAGCATGGCTAAAGCAGTCGTTGCAAGCGACGTGACAGGCTGTAATGAAGCTGTAAAGGACGGCTACAACGGACTTTTATGCAAGGTAAAAGACGCAAGCGATCTTGCTAGTAAGATAAAAATTTTACTTGATGATGAGGAGCTTTGCGCTAAGCTTGGAGCAAATGGCAGGGACTGGGCAGTTAGTGAGTTTGACGAGAAGCAAATCGCGAAAAGATATATAGAAATTTATAGGAAATTTATAGATGTATAG
- the pglC gene encoding undecaprenyl phosphate N,N'-diacetylbacillosamine 1-phosphate transferase, whose translation MYRNFLKRVIDILGALFLLILTSPIIIATAIFIYFKVSRDVIFTQARPGLNEKIFKIYKFKTMSDERDANGELLPDEQRLGKFGKLIRSLSLDELPQLFNVLKGDMSFIGPRPLLVEYLPIYNETQKHRHDVRPGITGLAQVNGRNAISWEKKFEYDVYYAKNLSFMLDVKIALQTIEKVLKRSGVSKEGQATTEKFNGKN comes from the coding sequence ATGTATAGAAATTTTTTAAAGAGGGTGATTGATATTTTGGGGGCCTTGTTTTTGCTCATTTTAACATCACCTATCATCATAGCAACGGCGATTTTTATCTATTTTAAAGTAAGCCGTGACGTCATTTTTACGCAGGCAAGACCAGGACTAAATGAGAAAATTTTTAAAATTTATAAATTTAAGACGATGAGTGATGAGCGTGACGCAAATGGCGAGCTCTTGCCAGATGAACAGCGTCTTGGCAAATTTGGCAAGCTGATCCGCTCACTTAGTCTTGATGAGCTGCCACAGCTCTTTAACGTGCTAAAAGGCGATATGAGTTTTATCGGACCAAGGCCGCTTTTGGTTGAGTATCTACCCATCTATAACGAAACGCAAAAGCATCGCCACGACGTGCGCCCTGGTATCACGGGCCTAGCGCAGGTAAATGGCAGAAACGCCATAAGTTGGGAGAAAAAATTTGAATACGACGTCTATTACGCTAAAAATTTAAGCTTTATGCTTGATGTAAAGATCGCCTTGCAGACCATCGAAAAGGTGCTAAAACGAAGTGGCGTCAGCAAAGAGGGGCAGGCGACGACGGAGAAATTTAATGGCAAAAACTAA
- the pglD gene encoding UDP-N-acetylbacillosamine N-acetyltransferase — MAKTKKIYIYGASGHGLVIADIARNNGYDEIVFLDDASECKFSPELEKADIIIAIGDNKTRQKISQKVEVAGFEIVNLIHKSAVVSESAVLEKGVVVMPNAVINAKACIKGGAIINSGAVIEHECVIGKFAHISPNAALAGNVSVGEFTHVGIGSSVIQGISIGKNCIIGAGSVVVRDIKDGIKAYGVPACERAKI, encoded by the coding sequence ATGGCAAAAACTAAGAAAATTTACATCTACGGAGCGAGTGGGCATGGTCTTGTGATCGCTGACATCGCTAGAAATAACGGCTATGATGAGATAGTTTTTTTAGACGATGCTAGCGAGTGTAAATTTAGTCCAGAGCTTGAAAAAGCTGACATCATAATAGCCATAGGCGATAATAAAACAAGGCAAAAGATCAGCCAAAAGGTGGAGGTCGCTGGCTTTGAGATAGTAAATTTGATCCATAAAAGTGCGGTTGTGAGTGAAAGTGCCGTGCTAGAAAAGGGCGTAGTAGTCATGCCAAATGCCGTGATAAACGCAAAAGCTTGCATAAAAGGGGGCGCTATCATAAACTCTGGCGCAGTGATAGAGCATGAGTGCGTGATAGGTAAATTTGCTCACATCAGCCCAAATGCAGCCCTTGCTGGAAACGTGAGCGTGGGTGAATTTACGCATGTTGGCATTGGCTCAAGCGTCATTCAAGGCATAAGCATCGGCAAGAACTGCATCATAGGCGCTGGAAGCGTAGTTGTTAGAGATATAAAGGACGGCATAAAGGCTTACGGCGTGCCTGCATGTGAGCGCGCTAAGATATAA
- the pglE gene encoding UDP-N-acetylbacillosamine transaminase, which yields MDRVFLSPPNMSGKEQEYIKKVFESNYIAPLGEYVNKFEDSIKAYTGAKDALALCAGTAALHLALRVLGVKEGDFVLASSFTFMASVSPILYEKATPVFIDSDESWNLSPELLKKAISNLPKKPKALVVTHLYGQASKMKEICEICQNEGIALVEDAAEALGGFYGGKALGTFGVMGGYSFNGNKIITTSGGGMLVGDSEFVEKARFYSTQAREPLLHYEHKDYGYNYRLSNVLGAIGVAQMEVLEKRVEQKRRVFEIYEKELGDILEFMPELPNSRGNRWLTTGVFAKKDAHLKVIKALADENIESRPLWKPMHLQPVFKGALSFVDGYSEDLFSRGICLPSGSDMSEQTQERVIKIVKENA from the coding sequence ATGGATAGGGTTTTTTTATCTCCACCAAATATGAGTGGAAAAGAGCAAGAATATATAAAAAAAGTTTTTGAAAGCAACTACATAGCGCCACTTGGCGAATATGTCAATAAATTTGAAGATAGCATAAAAGCTTACACTGGCGCCAAAGATGCGCTTGCACTATGCGCTGGAACTGCGGCACTTCACCTAGCACTTCGCGTTCTTGGCGTAAAAGAGGGCGATTTTGTGCTGGCTTCTAGCTTTACTTTCATGGCTTCAGTCTCGCCGATACTTTACGAAAAAGCAACTCCAGTCTTTATAGATAGCGACGAGAGCTGGAATTTAAGCCCAGAACTACTTAAAAAAGCGATATCAAATTTACCTAAAAAGCCAAAAGCGCTAGTCGTCACTCATCTTTACGGACAAGCTTCAAAGATGAAAGAAATTTGCGAAATTTGCCAAAATGAAGGCATCGCTTTGGTTGAAGATGCAGCTGAAGCACTTGGTGGATTTTACGGCGGCAAGGCACTTGGCACATTTGGCGTGATGGGCGGATATAGCTTTAATGGCAACAAGATCATCACCACTTCAGGTGGCGGCATGCTAGTTGGAGATAGTGAGTTTGTAGAAAAAGCTAGATTTTACAGCACACAAGCAAGAGAACCTTTGCTTCACTACGAGCACAAAGACTACGGCTACAACTACCGCTTAAGCAACGTCCTAGGCGCTATTGGCGTGGCTCAGATGGAAGTTTTAGAAAAGAGAGTCGAGCAAAAGAGAAGAGTATTTGAAATTTATGAAAAAGAGCTTGGCGATATTTTAGAATTTATGCCAGAGCTGCCAAATTCTCGTGGAAACAGATGGCTTACAACCGGCGTTTTTGCTAAAAAAGATGCACATTTAAAAGTTATAAAAGCACTAGCTGATGAGAACATCGAGAGCCGCCCGCTTTGGAAGCCTATGCACTTACAGCCAGTATTTAAAGGCGCGCTAAGTTTTGTTGATGGATATAGCGAAGATCTATTTTCAAGAGGAATTTGCTTGCCAAGCGGCAGCGATATGAGCGAGCAGACACAAGAAAGAGTGATAAAAATAGTCAAGGAAAATGCGTAA